One genomic region from Pyrobaculum islandicum DSM 4184 encodes:
- a CDS encoding CAP domain-containing protein: MRRLVLILLLALALYLMGGSWLYGYAHLFAARLLDLVKHLKLVPEGGLYNSTPGLVTHGLNVTSLVRRWAEDLRRAAAGVSPGACRAEVNYSRYVSFAGSEVPVRVELRGVPRGVLRVGGRVYEVAGNATVYLPYLGGAPAVNYTFVLETPCGSYSGVVTARYLLPPTPPEETYNGTPSGLRRLALEYLNQIREREGVPPVRWIPLKTPQYRAEYMLKTGIYSHYDAEGRHPIYYYTKLDGGKYAAEENGAMARCLLNGKPVRCGNFNMTDFIVGSIRSMVYNDSHANWGHRRSLLDPCNNYVSVGIVYNGSEAHMTIYMVSKWVRWIKPPAYNGTYFIAEGYVEGAMAPFNYTRWCYPVAVFYDVPTSAYVRRSFYTLGNQTGWFCEGVAVENGGMWYFRVEVPFNATKHGLYTFVIVARDTRGITWEPKPGAKATSQYCQLATYTAER; the protein is encoded by the coding sequence ATGAGGCGGCTTGTCTTGATCCTCCTCCTGGCCCTGGCGCTCTACCTCATGGGCGGTTCTTGGCTGTATGGGTACGCACATCTGTTTGCCGCGCGGCTCCTCGACTTGGTTAAGCACCTCAAGCTCGTGCCCGAGGGCGGGCTCTACAACTCCACGCCTGGCCTTGTAACACACGGCCTTAACGTGACTTCTCTCGTCCGCCGGTGGGCGGAGGATCTGCGGAGGGCGGCGGCGGGGGTGTCGCCGGGGGCGTGTAGAGCTGAGGTGAACTACAGCAGGTATGTGTCCTTCGCGGGGTCTGAGGTGCCGGTGCGCGTGGAGTTGAGGGGTGTGCCGCGCGGCGTTTTGAGGGTGGGGGGCCGGGTATATGAGGTGGCTGGGAACGCGACGGTGTACCTCCCGTACCTCGGCGGCGCCCCGGCCGTAAACTACACCTTTGTGCTGGAGACGCCCTGTGGAAGCTACAGCGGAGTGGTCACGGCCCGCTACCTCCTGCCGCCCACGCCGCCGGAGGAGACCTACAACGGGACCCCCAGCGGCCTACGGAGACTCGCCCTGGAGTACCTCAACCAGATTAGGGAGAGGGAGGGCGTCCCGCCGGTCAGGTGGATTCCCCTCAAGACCCCGCAGTACCGCGCCGAATACATGTTGAAGACCGGCATCTACAGCCACTACGACGCGGAGGGGAGACACCCCATCTACTACTACACGAAGCTAGACGGCGGGAAATACGCCGCGGAGGAAAACGGCGCAATGGCGAGATGTCTCCTAAACGGCAAACCCGTTAGATGTGGCAACTTCAACATGACAGACTTCATCGTTGGGTCGATAAGGTCAATGGTCTACAACGATTCGCACGCCAACTGGGGCCACCGACGCTCTCTCCTCGACCCTTGCAACAACTACGTCTCTGTCGGCATAGTGTATAACGGCTCTGAAGCCCACATGACAATCTACATGGTGTCTAAGTGGGTTCGCTGGATCAAGCCGCCGGCCTACAACGGGACGTACTTCATCGCCGAGGGGTACGTGGAGGGGGCCATGGCGCCGTTTAACTACACCCGGTGGTGCTATCCAGTGGCAGTCTTCTACGATGTTCCAACCTCTGCGTATGTGAGGCGAAGTTTCTACACGTTGGGTAATCAAACCGGCTGGTTCTGCGAAGGCGTGGCTGTGGAAAACGGAGGCATGTGGTACTTCAGAGTCGAGGTGCCGTTTAACGCCACGAAGCACGGCCTCTACACCTTTGTCATAGTGGCGAGAGACACGAGAGGGATAACATGGGAGCCAAAGCCCGGCGCCAAAGCCACATCTCAGTACTGCCAACTCGCCACATACACAGCCGAGCGCTGA